ACACCGGACACCAAAGCCAAGTTGCTGAATAATATAAGGTGAGAATGCAGACGAGAAGCAAATTCAACGTGTTAAAGTTTTAAAGACAACAAATATCACTTACAAAATGTGAAGTGCATTCGTTTTAGTAGAGCTTAACGTGTTCCCTCGTTCCATTGCCATAAACTAATGTGCCCCATTCTTTGCTTGCAGTCTATCTAAACACCTGTCTTCCAAGAAAGGCGGCTCTCGCACTAGTAACTGCGGCAATTGTCTGGAATTCTCCGTACTCACGCGTCTCTCCAGCGTGCCCTGAATCCCCCTGTGGTCCAAGCTCACCCAAGCTCCTGTTGAAACTTGAAAGAAATCATTGACAATGGTTCACCAAACTCGCACACCCAGCAAGGCCATTCCCGCCAAGCACCTGAGTCCCATGCGGACCGTGGAGGGTCTGGGCGGAAAGTACGCCGTTTCGAGCAGTCCGGCGGATAGTTTCCTGCGGAACACCAGGCTCACGGCTCAGAGCAGCTCCCAGCAGTCGGCCGCCTTCAAATACAATCAGATGGTCACCCACAATCGGGAGCAGTTCAATAACCTGCACTTCTGCTAGGAGACGGATAGGGATGTGGATGCACGTCGTCGCTGGAGAGACCGCATTGGAGGAGGGATATACCACTACTCGTACGATGACGATTGCTTGTCACCATacttaaatgcaataaattcaatttgaacaAATTTCCACATATTAATTAAGTTTCATAAATCGCAGTAGTCACGTGCTGGGGCCggggaaatttatttattgcaacttttttattttgccaaatTAAATTACC
The sequence above is a segment of the Drosophila melanogaster chromosome 2L genome. Coding sequences within it:
- the CG42305 gene encoding uncharacterized protein, isoform C, giving the protein MKTPDTKAKLLNNISLSKHLSSKKGGSRTSNCGNCLEFSVLTRLSSVP
- the CG17325 gene encoding uncharacterized protein, isoform A; protein product: MVHQTRTPSKAIPAKHLSPMRTVEGLGGKYAVSSSPADSFLRNTRLTAQSSSQQSAAFKYNQMVTHNREQFNNLHFC